GCCGAGGCCACGAGCGCGTCCAGGGACCGCCGTGCGGTCCTGCCGGTGATGAGGACGGCCGCCGTGACACTCAGGACCGCAGACACCCCGAGCACCCACACGAGGACCGTGAGGTCGTGGGGTGAAAAGAACATCTCCACCAGCACGGCGAGCGTGGAGCAGGCGATCGAGAGGACCACCGCGACGATCACGATCGCGAACTGGGAGGCGATCGACCCGCGGCGGTTCCAGCGCAGGGCCAGCCACGCGAGCAGGCTGACGGCCCCGGTGCACACGGCGGTCGTCACGACGATGAGCAGCAGATCCGCGGGACTCAGCATGACGGCTCGATCGTGAAACGGTATCCGGCGCCCCACTCGGTCCGGAGGTAGCAGGGGAAACGCGGATCGGGTTCGATCTTCTCCCGCAGCCGGCGGACGTGCACGGTCACAGTGGAGGGGTCGCCGAAGCCCCAGCCCCACACCTCGCGCAGGATCTCGTCCCGGCTCACCACCTGGTCCGGGTGCTGGACGAGGTAGAGGAACAGTTCATACTCCCGCGTGGTGAGCGCCACCTCCCGCTGGTCGGCCCAGACGCGGCGGTGCGCCGGGTCGATCCGGAAGCGGCCGGCCGTGAACGCCGACGGGGCGCTCGAGGAGACCCGGCGCCGGGCCAGGGCCGCCACCCGCAATTGCAGTTCGCGCAGGGCGAAGGGTTTGCTGAGGTAGTCATCGGCCCCGTGTTCCAGCCCCTCGATCCGGTCCTCGACGGCGCCCATCGCGGTGAGCATCATGATCGGCACATCGGAGAACGTCCGCACCTCGCGGCAGAGCTCATCCCCGCTGAGTCCCGGCATCATGCGGTCCACGATCAGCACATCGGGCACCTGGTCCCGCAGGGCGTCGCGAGCGCTCGCCCCGTCGGCGTGCTGGGCCACCGCATATCCCGCGGCGCGCAGGTAGTCGCTGACGATCATGCGGACGGTGGGGTCGTCCTCCACGACCATCACGCGGGCTGTTCCAGGGTCCATAGTCGAAGCTTAGCCGCGCCGCACCCGCTCTGGACGGTGGCGGATCTTACCGTTCTGAAAGGTCTCTTACGGCCGTGAAAGGACCGCCCCGCGA
The nucleotide sequence above comes from Arthrobacter woluwensis. Encoded proteins:
- a CDS encoding response regulator transcription factor produces the protein MDPGTARVMVVEDDPTVRMIVSDYLRAAGYAVAQHADGASARDALRDQVPDVLIVDRMMPGLSGDELCREVRTFSDVPIMMLTAMGAVEDRIEGLEHGADDYLSKPFALRELQLRVAALARRRVSSSAPSAFTAGRFRIDPAHRRVWADQREVALTTREYELFLYLVQHPDQVVSRDEILREVWGWGFGDPSTVTVHVRRLREKIEPDPRFPCYLRTEWGAGYRFTIEPSC